TTGTCCTGCCTGTTTATATTCACATTAGACACGACTGATATCCGATATCTGTTTACACTTTACTATGTGACATGACCAGAAAATAATGgtaatttttgtttattttagtaTCGCAGTaagatttcatttatttcaatgacTTTGAAGgaattagagagagagagagagattgtgaGTGAATTACCTGTGTGCATCTGTATGTAACAGTGAAGCTTGTTAGTTTACTTATAAAAACAGCAAAGTTATCACCTGATTGCTAAGAAATTGCCTATAATGTAGTGCAATTTAGTGCAAGCATATACAGGCACATTTGCTTCATAATACGACATTAAAAAGCTATCTTTGTGGCCAAATGTGTCGCCCTCACCGTGTGGTGGCTTGCAATTCCAAGGGGAATCGGATATACATGTTTAGACGTAGATCTGATGTCCAGATATCAGTTATGTATCTGATGTCAGATGTGAAttaaaaaactgattttttgtGCCAGTGTTAACACAGcctaattattttaaaagaaccTATCCAAAAGACACATTTGAGGATTCACTAATTCTCTCAATAGTGTAACCAACAGTGTTTGAACAGAATgttatttcttttctttatttaaataaatatttgatggCATACTGATAATTactgcatttaatttattttaataaaggatattgttattttttaaaataaattatattatcttATTATCTTAATAAATGATGTTAATGGTTATACaattacaaacaatattacataattatatataGTTAGATATTCCTCTTACATAACTATATATAATTAGATATTCCACCTTAAAAATAGTGTAACTTGTGTAGAAAATTTAAGATTGACAGTATTTTATACTGTGAGTAGTTTATAGCTTAACAAGCTAATCAGCTTTTAACAAAACAAGTATGTTTAAGCATGTGTGTAATCTACCTGTGTCTTGACCTGGATCGCTTTTTTCGTGAGTGTGACGGGGAGCGAGAGCGAGTTCTTGACCTTCTGGAACGTCTGGATCTACTGGATGAGCGATTTTTATTTTCTGGAAGAAACAATCAAAACTATCatcaattaaaaagaaaaacattttgagAAAGCATTACTGTGTGAGAGTGTCCAGGTTTGAGTGGGCAGACCTGGCTCAATGGCAGCAGCAATGGTTGACTGAGCCTCTCGAACTTTCTTCATGACGTCCTCCAGCTCTTTGGCCGCAGCTTGCGGCGTGAGCTCTGGAGGCTTCACTATGGCATTATTGGAATGGTtaattctggaaaaaaaaaaaaaagatgatgtTATGCTGATTACTTACTATTTAAATGCATATTACTGAATGCTAGCACACGGATGAAATAGGATGCACAATGCTGGTGAGTTGTCTTTCTCAACGGAGAAAACTCACTTGAGTGGCCTATCACCAAACATGACTCCATTAAATGTAAGTGCTCGTGCCACTGATTCCTGATCAGAAAACTCCACAAAAGCAAAACGTGTAGGCTGTGTTTCATCTCCCGCCATTCTAACAAACTTCACATCTCCCACCTGCTTGAAGAACTCGAGGAGCTGCTCTGCTGTGGTGCTCTACAGAAGAAAGACAAAACAAGTACAACATGTGCTTGAAAGACAAAAGAGAATCTTGCGTCAGTTTCAATATCAACTTTAATTACATCAAGTTCACGGCATATTagcaaatattcaaaaaagCGGAAATAAAGAGCCTAACGAGAATTTAATATTGTGAATAAAGTGTTTAACGGGTATTTAACAGGCCTATAATTGAAAGTGGATGTGGTGTTCTCGCGTTGATTGGATTGGCTGGCACACCAATTTTGGCACGTGCAGCTCATATTGTTACCATGTAACCATGGCTCCTTTCCTGTATCTTGAAACACACCTTTACTGATCAGCAGGTTGAATATGATAAGGGTTAGGGGTGGGCATTAGGAATAGAGACAAGTAATGACCCAATAAGGCAGCAGCCtttataaaaactgattttgtCAGCACTGGATGAGGCGCGACATGACAAAAGTCAACTGATGTCCTACACTATTTCCGACAGACTCCAAGCACTTTTGCCATTTCAGACACAGGGAACAAATGGATATGCAATGATTGCTTtgtcgcatccagtgtagacagcctcTATCTGTTGCGGCGTGGACATGATGCaagtataaatagcatctaacaCTATTTACACTTAGTGCAAAGAAAATACTTTCTTTTTTGCAATTTGCACTTGGGGTAAAGAGCTATTTGCCTCTGCCATAAATTCTAATTCATTATCACATACCTGTGAATTCAAATTGCCGACATACACCGTCCTCCTGATCTCGTCAATTTTAGAGGGATCAACATTACCCATGAGCGGAGGTTGCGAAGCGATTGCACTCAGAGCCGCCACGGACGTGTCCAAACTAGACTTCAGGACTCCCAGATTAGCTAAAGGAAGACTTCGCTGCCCCCAAATACGACACACGTTAGTGTCTTGACAATTGACAATTTGGAATTAAATATAGTACATCTGTGGCATGCAGTTTATGAGTATATGTGGTGATATTTTTCATCATTCAGTAAAGGCCGGAATACACTACACGATTTTTAAAATCCAAATGgattttaaaacactaggcATCATACACTTGTTGACTTAATACATGGTTGCAAGGAAAAACTGGGCTTAATACACTAAACGACTTTCAAGTCGTTCCAAAAACAACTCATGCAGAAACACGCACCTTGTTGTTAGGAGACGCATGACAAATTAAAACGAAATGCCTTCTAAAATTAgcacaaaatatcaaacatatttGAAATCCTCCGACTGGATGGAATCACAGttggaagggaaaaaaaattgaGTAGACGAAATTTTGCGTCAAATCGGTGAACTCCGTCTGCCCAAAATATGCAGACTTGCTATTACTTTTGGCAACTGCTCTAAACGTGCAAATCAGACTTCAAAAATCTGTGCAAAAgttgtgtagtgtattccagccttaatTTGTGAGAGTGTGTTTTTACGTTCTGTAGCGTAGCGGGGCTGGGAATGGGCAGAAGTCCTCCTCCGCTCATCAGGCTGGCTACGGGTGCGGCAGGGGCCAAAAGCGAGAGCGCCTTTGCCTCTTCCGGGATTTTTCCTGAAGAACAAGAACAGTGGCATTAGAGTGGCCAATGGAGACGTCTCCAGCTGCTTCTCCTACGACCCAAGTTTCAGAGAGTCCTCCAACAGCCTAGCGCTCTAACACCCACCCTGAGCATCTCCAACCCCGACCATGAACAATCAAACAAACTGAACTAGCATAGCTACTCTCCTTTTACTATCAACACAAGACATACTGTAAACAGGATGACTGTTGCACaaaaaacagagaaaagaaCATTGTGATTTGTCCTTTTctctcttttaaaaaaaaaagatcagaaCAGAACATTTAGAGAATGAGTTAACACTTTATGGTATGGGTCACCTGAACTGGAAACATTTTGGTCATGAACCATACGATATCAAGCATGGGCGCTTTTCTCCCTGGGGCGATCGTGTCGCAGTGTTGGAAAGGGTGTGCAACACAAGACAACCGTTCATGTTGGCTGCATCACACTAATAGCACATAGAACATCAGATACAGaaaagaagaacattttaagtgTCTTTGAGAATTCCCCCCTCAAACTGTCACCCCTGAAAAGTGTTGCCTTCACAATAAAGTTAACAACAAATGTCATTTTTCCAAATAAGTTTCAGCCAGTGTtggtacaatatatatatatatatatatatatatatatatatatatatatatatatatatatatatatatacgcatGCTCTGTGCTTACAGTGATTATAGTAGTCATCGATAAACTGACTGTTTGTATATCTGTCTGTGCTTTTAAATGAGTGAagaactaaataaataatacgtTCAGCCACTTCAGTATTACTCTAAAGTTCCCCAAAACCATGCAATGGTGTGAGctttttaataaaaactgtTCTAATTCATTACAGTGAACTGAACAACAGTGCCTTGCAAAAATAAGTAATTCTAAACACTAATTACTAGCAGTTCTGTCATTTTACTGAATTACAGATCCTATACTGGCACTGTTAGAAAGTTTTAGGGCTGCACGCTATTggaaaaaaaactgacattgcgatatttttatttttattttttcaccagattcaaaaagtaaaataattgtacaatgattgtggtgttttttttaggGAAGTGTATTACAATAgcttagaaaataaaaataattataaaaggCTGAAAATTACTTTTagggctgtttttttttttttttttttttttttgtttgggaGAGAAAATACCTTGGGTACACTCTTTGAAGAATTAACTCGAACATCTTTCAATAAACAATCTTAAAATTCAAGAATGTTCTTAAATTTTACATAAGTTTAAAATCTCTTTCCATGAGTTTTCAAAGGCCATATTCCTGCTTTTTTatctattaaataataattattatgattttagtgatgactattaataataataaataagaattaagatttatttattaattatttatttaatattaattaagagTATTACAAAATTAAGAAATATATTGCAATAATGCTATAATCAGAgtatttcataaaataaaacttctcaatacttttcataaaaatttACTAAAAATGTTATAGTACATCTGTAAAACTACAATTCTAATAtttaaatcttaatttcttcattttttgaATGTTAAACCATCGGGCTTCAAACCATCGAGCTGCACGTGTAAATAAACAGTGTTGTGCTTCACTCTGAAATCCATAGCAcgttatttgatttatttaaatcgCAACCTTTGCCATTTGATATTCGCACTAAGCCATATTGTGATGtcaattttatttcaatatatcatgcagccctagaAAATATGCATATGTTTCGTTTCAACTTAAAAACTGAAGCTTATTTTTCTTTTGGCAGGACAGCAATGCCAAAAATGAGGTGAAATGACCAACTAAAGACGAAAATTTAATGCTGTCATTGatgcaaaaaaagtattttaggaataataagaataactaagtatttaagaatattttcttggcatatctcacaattcattTTATGCTTTGAAATACGAAGAAAAATGTGTATTTCAGTAAGCATAattcagtaaaaacagaaagTTGATGTCTGACTACTTTTGTGAGGCACTGTGTGGTTATATTGATgaaaaagtatattattttgcaAAGTAAAACCCTGAGCAGATCAGTGGAGAGgagcgagagaaagagagagaggaggagatcTTAATGCATTAGACATCAGTAACAGCTGCCCTTGTACCGTTCAAACTTCCCTCCAATATTGGGCGTCAAGTCAACCTGGACAGCTTTCAAAGACAGGCAAAGGGTGCAACTGTGGGATTGGGGACGAGGGACAAGGGgacaggaaaagaaaaaaaagaaaaaaagaaaaaagaaaaacaacacaatGAATATGCAACTCTTCTAAGAGGCAAAAA
This DNA window, taken from Megalobrama amblycephala isolate DHTTF-2021 linkage group LG4, ASM1881202v1, whole genome shotgun sequence, encodes the following:
- the srek1 gene encoding splicing regulatory glutamine/lysine-rich protein 1 isoform X3 gives rise to the protein MVHDQNVSSSGKIPEEAKALSLLAPAAPVASLMSGGGLLPIPSPATLQNRSLPLANLGVLKSSLDTSVAALSAIASQPPLMGNVDPSKIDEIRRTVYVGNLNSQSTTAEQLLEFFKQVGDVKFVRMAGDETQPTRFAFVEFSDQESVARALTFNGVMFGDRPLKINHSNNAIVKPPELTPQAAAKELEDVMKKVREAQSTIAAAIEPENKNRSSSRSRRSRRSRTRSRSPSHSRKKRSRSRHRGRPSQRSRQKVNDSRGSRRRRSRSRERKHSRSRSHSRDRRKDKDGKVRKGDDWDEKRSRDKKGRTPSKGYIGSRRSRSTSRGHKKSRSRSRSPKRSARSPSPSKRGKKDKKRDKGWDSSRERVEISTSRRKSRDSDHKSKPSLMERSYNQVDQEYDSDMDGSGSLGSEDRSPQAHLNGSYMSTYAEDDLSPAE